In the genome of Blastopirellula retiformator, the window GCGTGATCTGATCCAAGTACTTTTCGATGCGCTCAAATCGTTCGCCGCTACTTCGACGGACCATCCCATGGACTTCGTAACCCTTAGCGAGCAATAGCTCGGTCAGGTAAGCGCCGTCCTGGCCAGTAATGCCGGTGATGAGAGCCCGTTTGGCGGTCGTCATTATTCCTCGTCCGTTTCCGAGGATTCGCCTTCCGGAGCCGCGTCGCCTGGCGTCGCGTCCGGCTCGGCCTCGGCCGCCGGCGGCGGAGTCGCTTCACCGGTCGGCGGCGTGGCGGCTTCTTCTTCGCTCGCTTCGTCGTCAACGCTGTCGTCTTTCGGCACGCGAACGACCGCAGCCAACGCGTCATCCTTGTCGAGCGACATGATCCGCACCCCTTGGGTATTGCGGCCGACGATGCTGATTTCGGCCGCTGAGATCCGCTGGATCTTGCCGCGGGCGGTCATCATCAACACTTCGTCGTCGTCATCGACGCGAACGATCGAGACGACGTTGCCGTTGCGGGCCGACGCCTTGATGTCGCGAAGGCCCTTGCCGCCACGGCGCTGCGTGCGGTACTTGGCGCTCGACGACAATTCGTCTTCGTCGCTGGAAGAATCATCTTCGGGCGTGGCGTCATCGTCGCCGGCTGGCGCTTCTTCGGTGGTCGCCTGGTTCGGGCCAAAGTAGGTTCGCTTGCCGTAACCATGTTCGCAGACGGTCAGCAGCTGGGCGTCAGGGTCGGCGACGACCATCCCGACCAACTCGTCGTCTTTCGACAGGTTGATCCCTTTGACGCCGCTGGAGTTACGACCCATCGGTCGGGCGTCTGCTTCGCAAAAGCGAATCGCCATCCCCTTGGCGGTCGACAAGATCAACTCGTCGCCCGCTTCGGCCACGACGACGTCGACCAGCTCGTCATCTTCTCGCAGCTTGATCGCGATGATGCCGCGCTTCATCGGACGGCTATAGGCTTCGAGCTTCGTCTTTTTGACCAGGCCTTTGCGGGTCGCCATTACCAGGTAGTGATCTTCGACGTTGAAGTCGCGAATCGCACGGCAGTCGGCGATCCGTTCCCCTTCTTCCAGCTGCAGCAAGTTGACGATCGCGCGACCGCGGCTTTCGCGCGACAGCTGCGGTAGGTCGTACACCTTTTGCCAGTAGACTTTCCCCTTCGTGGTGAAGAAGAGAAGGTAGGCGTGGGTGCTGGCGACAAACAAGTGCTGAATCGGATCGGCGTCTTCGCTCTTGGCGCCTTTGATTCCCTTGCCGCCGCGTCGCTGAGCCTTGTAGGTCGTGACCGGCGTTCGCTTGATGTAGCCGCTGTGACTGATCGAGACGACCATCGTCTCTTCTTCAATCAAGTCCTCCATGTCGATAATGCCGAGCTCTTCGTGCGAGATTTCGGTACGACGCTTGTCGCCGAACTTCGCTCCGATTTCGAGCATTTGATCGCGGATGATTTCGCGAATGTTCCCCTCGTCCGACAAGATACGAAGGTACTCGCGAATCTCTTCCAGCAAACCGGCATGTTCTTTCGACAGCCGCTCTTGTTCCAGATTGACTAACTGGCCCAGCGTCATCCGCAAGATCGCGTCGGCTTGAACGCCGGTCAGCGTGTAGACGTCGGCGACGCCCCGTTCCTGTTGGAAGAGCTCGAAGCCTTCTTCGCCGAGGGCGCGAGCCAGCATCGAAGCAGGCGACTCGATCCCCATCAGCCGCGTTTTCGCTTCGGCCTGGGTGCTCGAAGAGCGGATGATGCGGATGATCTCGTCGATGTCGGCCAGGGCCAGCAGCAAACCTTCGACGGTGTGCTTTCGCTGGCGAGCCTTGGCCAGCAGGAACTGCGTCCGGCGGCGGATCACGTTGACGCGATGGCGGATGAACTCGTCGATCAAGTCGCGAATCGTCAACGTGCGCGGCTTGCCGTCGACCAGCGCCAGCATGATGATCGAGAACGTGTCCTGGATCGGCGTGAACTGATAAAGCTGGTTCAGCACCACGTCGGGATCGGCGTCGCGCTTCAGCTCGATCACCAAGCGAACCGGCTCTTTCAGATCACTTTCGTTCCGCACGCCGCTGATGCCGACGATCTTGCCTTCGTTGGCGGCGGCGGCGATCCGTTCTTCGACGCGGTCGCGCGTTTGCTGATACGGAATGTCATGAATGACGATCCGGTTGCGACCCTTGACGTTGTCTATGGTCGTGCGCGAGCGGACCAGGATCGTGCTGCGCCCGGTCAGGTAACCGCGACGTACGCCGCTGCGGCCGCAGATGATGCCGCCGGTCGGGAAGTCGGGGCCCGGGATGATTTGCAGCAACTCTTCGATCGGCGTGCTCGGCTCTTCGATCACGCGAACGACGGCCTGGCAGACTTCGCCCAGGTTGTGCGGCGGAATCGACGTCGCCATGCCGACTGCGATTCCTTGCGAGCCGTTGACCAGCAAGTTGGGGAACTTGCTCGGCAACACGGTCGGCTCGGTGTTCCGTTCGTCGTAGGTCGGGATGTAATCGACCGTGTCGAGCCGCAGGTCTTCCAGCAGCATCTGAGCGTAGCCTGACATGCGGGCTTCGGTATATCGCATAGCCGCCGGAGGCAAGCCGGCGATCGAGCCGAAGTTCCCCTGCTTATCGACCAGCAGGTACCGCGTGTTCCATTCCTGGGCCATGCGGACCAGCGTCGGGTAAATCACGCTTTCACCGTGCGGGTGGTAGTTACCGCTGGTGTCGCCAGAGATCTTGGCGCATTTGACCCGCCCGGCGCCGGGGGTCAGATTTAAGTCATTCATCGCGACCAGAATGCGTCGCTGCGAAGGTTTCAGACCGTCGCGGACGTCCGGCAGCGCACGGCTGACGATGACGCTCATCGCGTAGGTCAGGTAACTTTCCCTCAGCTCATCCTCGATCGACATCTCGACCAGGTGCGTCAGGTCGGTTGGAATCCCGTCTTCCGGGTTCTCTGGCGTGGTTCCGTCAGTAGACAAGCGACGATCCTTTCCGTGGAAACTTCAGGGCGGCGCTAAAGCGAGAAAGGCTTTGAAAGCGGCGCGAAGCACGGCAGCCGATGGTTGGCCGCCTAGATGGAATTTGTAGGGCCGATTTTACCAGAATTTTATGGGGTCAACTAGCAGGGAACGCAGGTTTTGCTCTGTCGCAACCTACTGTGCTACAATGAGTTGCGACGCGACTTTTTCGCTCCTCCGGCGGGTCTCCTTTCCGTGCGAAATATGACTGAGTTTGAGCACCGCGGACAGGATCAAAACCGCTTGCCGGGAGTCCGGGAATTGGTCTTCTGGTTGGTGTTGGCGATCATCCTGGCGATGGGGCTGATTGGCCTGATCGTGGGAGTCGCCATTCACGAGGCGGCGCTCGCTGCTGACGGGGATCAGCAGCAGTGGGTCGAGACGACGCTTGCCATCGTGATCTTGTCGGCTCCGGTCCTGGCCCCGGCAGCCCTCTTTTACATGAGCGTCTGCTGCCGCATGAAAATGGCCGCGTTGGCGATGTCGATCGCCCTCGCGATTGCCGCGACCGGGGCGTTCTTTGGGATGCTGGCCGCCACGTTCTATTCCGAGGCGGCGACAGGAATGTTATTGGTGATCTTGGCCGTTATGCTGCGAGTCGGGCATCTAAACACCTGCTGGTACAAGGCCTTAGATCAGCAAGAGACGCCGCCGCGGGCCCAATTTCGCCGGCTCGACGCGGGACTGGCGGTTCTTTCGCTGGCGATTATTTCCGTTTCGGCCGCTTGGACTTGCACCTGGCAATGGTAGAAGAACAAGACGAAGTCCGCCCGTCGACCGAGTTGGTCAGCTGGACCATCGCGTTTCAGATCCTGATGTGCGTCGCCGCTGGCTTCCTGCTGGGAATGGCAGTCCGATTTTACCAGTTCCAATACGGGTGGAACGTAGACATGTTCCTCCCTTTGGCCTTGCTGCTGGTTCCGGTGAGCATTGTCTTCGTCCTCTATCGCAGCGTCTTTCGGCGGATACGAATGCCTGGCTCCCGCGGGCCGCTGGTGATCCTTCCGCTGTTCTACGGGTTGATCATGCTGCTGATGTGCCTGGGCTTGCCCTATTCGATTCCGTTCATGATTGTCGTGAGCGTGATTTTCGCGATGCTCTATCGCATCGTTGTGCTCGATCAACAGTGGCAGCAAAGTCTGGTCGAGCAAGACGTGCCGCCGCGATCAGGTTTCACCTTAATGGGCCTGATGGTGGGGTTTGTGGGGCTATCAATCACTTTGGCGATTGCTCGGTTGATAGTTGTCGGCATGTCCTAAGTCGGGGGCGCCAGCGTCTCAAATTGAGACCGGCCGCTGCAAATTTGACAACAAATTGTTCCTCTGCGCTGTCCGCTTTTCCGCACAACCGGCAATCTCCGCTTAGATTGCCGCAAAAAACGGCCTTCTAGCGATTCTCCTGCTCTGGCGCAGCAATTGCCTTTTCTGGGAGAAGAAACCAAAACCCGCGGGGAAACGATTTTCACCGTGCATCGCGGCAAGACGCCTTCAGCCATAAAGAAATGGGAGGCGATCTTGTTCGTCAAACACCTTTCCGTCGTCGTAGGCCTAACCGCGTTGGGCTTTGTCGTACCGATCGCCAGCGATCTGCGTCAAACCTCGTGGACCGAAGCGACCGCCGACTATCAGGTTACGCCGGCCGCCGCCGCGCAAGTCGCCTTCGCCGAGACGCAGTCTCTGGTTTTGGGGTCACGCGAGTTCGCCCAAAACCTGCGTGGCGAGACGATCGACCATTGGGACGACGTCGCGGCCAGTCGCGTCGACTATCTCCACGAGAGCGAACATGGCACGCTCGGCCTGGCGATTCGCTGGAGCCTGTTGATGTCGGTCGCCTATTTGGGGCTACAAGTGCTGACCGTCACGTTTGGTCTGTTGGCCCGGACCAGTTATCTAGCCAACCTGGCGATCGTCGGCGGAGTGGCGATGTTCTTGACCGGCGCGATGCCGGCCGCGGGACTGTTGGCCCTGGCGATCGGCATGATCTTGAAGATGGGGCAGATCTTGGACTACTTCACGTCGGTGAAGCCGGCGGCAGAGTATTAGTCGATGTCCCGAAGTCCCTTCTCCTGGTCCGCAACTGCCGGCACGACGTAGCCTTCGTGTCCTTGTTTATCGCGGGTATTTCGCCCGATCAGAAACTTGCCCGTTGCAACGCCGACGACCCCCAGCGAACAGTCGTAGGGCCAACGCCCTAGCATGTTGAAATCGACGTCGGTCTTGATCAGTTCGGCCGGTTTTCCATAGCAGCCGAACCACCAGCAGCCGTCATGGAAGTTGGCTGTTTGAATTCCCATCAAGGAGTACTTGCTGTCGATCACGTGCCGCTTCACGAACTTCAGATCGGCGTCGTACTCGTAGACATAATTCTCTTCGACGCCTGGCGGCAGCCCGCCAATCACGTAGAAGCGGCCATCGCGAACCGACATCCCGCCAGCGCCATGCACCACCTCTTGGACCTCGACGCGATCCAGCTCTTTAAGCGTCTCCGCGTCATAGACATAGACCCACGAGTCGGCTTTGCCCGCAGGCTGGTTGAACTGCTTCAGGTTGACCGCCACATAGATCTTGCCAGCGTGAAAACAAAGATCGCCGTGATGGCTGACGACCGAGATGCTCTTGATGATCTTGCCAGCGAAGTTCGTTTTCACCAATTGGTTGGTGAAAGGCCAGTAAATATGCCCCGCGTCATCGATGCAGATTCCTTGCGGATGGCCCGGGTAGCGGCCTTCGCAGGTGATCTTTTCGAAGGGAGGTGTGGCGAGGTTCTCGGCGAAAGCGGACGTTCCGAAAGCAGCGGCGCTCGTCAGTACGGCGGCGCTATGCAAAAAAATCCGGCGGGTGATGAATGAAGGGAGCGACATGAGCGAGGGTCTTGCTGGGGAAGATTGATCGGTGAGGAGGTGTGGGTTTTCTTACTTCACTTTGGTCGCCAGCACACAGCGAAAGCCAACCGCATCGTCTTGGGTCGTCACCGGAATCGTTTGCACCGCGTCAGAGCGGCACTGGTCGGCGGTCGACTTCCAACTGCCGCCACGAACATGCGCCTGTTGACGTTGGTCAGGGTCGCGTTTGGTCCATTCGTCGATGTAGCCATGCATGTCATACAGGCCCCACGGGTTCGGCTTTTTCGCTCCGACCGGCGGGTCATTGCCGGCGGCGTTGCCGGTGTACCAAGCGTAATCGTCCAGCTTTTTCACGTCGTCGCCGAAGTGGTATTTCGTCGTTGTGCCAGCGCGGCAGCAGTGTTCCCACTCGGCGTCGGTTGGTAGACGAATCTCCTGGTCGGCGTCGATTAGCTTGGCGTCGCGCAGCAACTGGGTGACCTTTTTGCAAAAAGTCTCGGCATCCGTCAGCGACGTCATCTCCACCGAATTGCGAGGGCCTTTCCAGCGCGACGGATTGGCGCCCATCACCGCTTCGTACAACTCTTGCGTCGTTTCGTACTTAGCAGATCGCGTACGACTGCTTGGCGCTATCAGCGGGCGTGATCGCGACGAACTCTCCCCGAAATTGCTGCAGCAATTTCAAGGTCGACTCATCAGCCGGTGCGGCGACCAGGCTAAGCAGCAGGCAAACGGGGGCGGACATGGCGGGCTCAGCGAGAAGAGGGGAACATCAGACCAGATGGTGGTTGTAACCCTAATTCCGGCCATTTGCAAAAACTCGCGGCTTTCGAAACATCTGGTGCTAGAAGAGTTCAAGCGAAATTTTCAATCTTTCGATTTTCGGATAAATGTCAAGAAACAGCCGCAAATTACCCAGCTTATTGCCTTCAGGCTGCTATCGGGGAAGCGCGCTTGCCGGCAAAATGGACGGATGCCCCTCATTCATTAGACGACCATATAGCAGCGCTTCAGGAGAGTGTCGGTGATTGTTGGAATCCCTCGCGAAGTTAAAAGAGATGAATACCGCGTCGCCATCTTGCCGGTTGGCGTCGAAGAGCTGACCCGCGCTGGGCATCGCGTCTTGGTTCAATCGGGAGCAGGGGATGGTTCCGGCATCCCCGACGAAGACTATGTCGCCAATGGCGCCGTGATGGTCGACGACGCCGAATCGATCTTTGGCGAAGCCGACATGATCATGAAGGTCAAAGAGCCGCAGCCGAAAGAATTTCCGCTGATCCGCGCCGGCCAGACGATCTTCACCTATTTCCACTTCGCCGCCAGTCTCGAACTGACCGAAGCGATGCTCAACAGCGGCTCGATCTGCGTCGCCTACGAAACGCTTCGCGACAGCGCCGGTCGTCTTCCGCTGCTGACGCCGATGAGCGAAGTCGCCGGCCGCATGAGCGTGCAGGAAGGCGCGAAGTATCTGGAACGCCCGCAAATGGGACGCGGCATTTTGCTGGGCGGCGTGCCGGGCGTCAAACCGGCCCACATCGCTATCTTGGGCGGCGGCATCGTCGGCGCCAACGCCGCGAAAATCGCGGCGGGTTTCCAGGCCGACGTCAACATCCTCGACATCAACATGGAGCGGCTCCGTTATCTGGACGACACGATGCCGGCCAACGTCAACTGCCTGTACAGCGATCGCCACACCATTCGCGAGCAACTTCGCCTGGCCGACCTGGTCATCGGCGCGGTGCTGATTCCCGGCGCCAAGGCTCCGAGCCTGGTGACGCGGGACGACCTGAAGATCATGAAGCCGGGCAGCGTGATCATCGACGTTGCGGTCGATCAGGGGGGCTGCGTCGAGACGACCAAGCCGACCACCCATAGCGATCCGACCTACATCATCGACGATGTCGTCCACTACTGCGTCGCCAACATGCCGGGCGCGGTGGGACGAACCAGCACCTTCGCCCTGTGCAATGTCACGCTGCGGTGGGCCCTGGAAATCGCCAATCAAGGCGCCGAAGAGGCGGCCCAGCGGTCGGCCCCGCTCGCCTCGGCGATGAGCATCTGTCGGGGGGAAGTGACGCATGAGCCGGTTGCGAAAACGTTCGGCATGTCTTACAGTCCCAAGTTTGACCATAACTAACACTCCTCGAGAAGTGAGTATTCGATGAGCGAGAAACCCGCGGTCCAAGTCGGCATCGTGATGGGTAGCGATAGCGATTGGCCGAAAATCAATGGCGTTGCCAAAGCGCTGGAAGAATTCGGAATCGGTTACGAAGCTCACGTGATGAGCGCTCATCGTACGCCGCATATCGTCGGCGAATGGGCCACGACTGCGGCCAGCCGCGGTTTGAAGGTGGTGATCGCCGCTGCCGGCGGCGCGGCTCACCTGGCCGGCGTCGTCGCCGCTCACACCACCTTGCCGGTGATTGGCCTGCCGGTTCCGACGGCCGAATTGGGCGGGCTCGACTCGCTGCTGTCGACCGTGCAGATGCCGGGCGACGTTCCGGTCGCCAGCATGGCGGTCGGCATGGGCGGTCCGCGGAACGCCGGTCTGTTCGCGGTGCAGATCTTGTCGTTGTCTGATCCCGATCTGGCCGCCAAGTTCGCCGAATTCAAGACCAAGCTGGTCGACAAGATCACGGCCAAGGACGCCAAGTTCCAAGAGTCGCTCGGCAAGTAACCCCGCGAGATCATCATGCAGTCCGAACTGACGGCCGACATAGAACCCATTCGCTTCGTCGGCCAGACCGATGGCACGCTGGAGTTGCTCGATCAAACGCGGTTGCCGGTCGAATTGACCGTCATCCGCTGCTCCGACGTGGAGACAGTCTGGGAAGCGATCAAAAAGCTCCGCGTCCGCGGCGCCCCGGCGATCGGCATTGCCGCCGCCTACGGCGTTGTGGTCGGGCTGCAGACCGTGGGCGACGAGGACGCCGCGGCATTCTGGAAACGTCTCGACGAAGTGACCGACTACCTGGCCGGCAGTCGGCCGACGGCGGTCAACTTGTTTTGGGCGCTCGATCGGATGAAGCGGGTTGCGCATCAGTTGCGCGACGCCGGCCAGTCGATCGCCGAGATTCGCACGGCGCTGGTCGCCGAAGCGAAGACGATTCATGCCGAGGACCGCGACACCTGTCGGGCGATCGGTCGGCACGGCGCCGACGAACTGAAGGGCGCCGCCAACTTTCTGACGCATTGCAACGCCGGCGGTTTAGCGACTGCCGAGTATGGCACCGCGCTGGCCGTCTTCTTCACGCTGCAGGATGACGGCAAGGATCTGCATGTCTTCGTCGACGAAACCCGGCCGCTGCTGCAAGGCGCCCGACTTACGGCGTGGGAACTGGCGCAGCGCAAGATTCGCGCGACATTGATCTGCGATTCGATGGCGGCCCAGGTGATGCGCGAAGGTCGCGTCGATGCGATCGTGACCGGCGCTGACCGGATTGCGGCCAACGGCGACTCGGCCAACAAGATCGGCACCTACTCGTTGGCGGTCTTGGCCAAGGCGCATGGCATCCCGTTCTATATCGCCGCGCCGATCAGCACGTTTGATATGGCGATCGATTCCGGCGACGAGATCCCGATCGAAGAGCGGGCCTCCGAAGAAATCACGCACGGCTTCGGCAAGCAAACGGCCCCCGAAGGGATCGGCGTCTACAACCCGGCGTTCGACGTCACGCCGGCCGAGCTGATCCAGGGGATCATTACCGAGCGAGGCGTGATCTCGCCGGTGACGACCGAGATGGTCGCCAAGATGTTTGCGGCCGAGTAATCTCCGCCTCATCGATACGCTGGGCGATCGGCTGCGACGTCGCATTTTGCGAAGTCGCGCGATGCGGCGTTATCCACAGCATCCAGGTCGTCGCAAAAGCCGCAACCTGGACCCAGCGCCGCCATTCTACGTCGGGCTCGATCACCGCAGTTACCAGGGAAGGGAGTAGGGGAGTTCCTTTCCAGGGTAATTGGGCGAATTGATTTGCCTAGCGCGATTCCTAACCCCAAACGGTTAGCCGCGATAGCTTCTGGCTATCGGGGCCGACAAAGTCGGCAGGAAGCATCGGTCCGCGACTGGTAGAATTCCGGCGGCATCCTAGCCGATTGATTTGGGTACGTCGCCCTTGTGCCTCTCTCCTGGGATTGACGCTTCCTGCGGCTAACCACTCTTAGTGTTCAATCCCGTAGAGCGGGGCGTACTTGGTTCGCAGGTACTTCAGCAGCGGGCGATGGTCGAGCGATTCGCCGCAGATGTTTTGCATCAACTGCGGAGCCGGGTAACAACTGCCAGGCTGGTGAACCTTCTCGCGGAGCCAGTCGAGCAGCGGCATGAACACGCCGTGGCGGAACATTTCGGCCAGGTCTCCCAGGTCGATCGCCGCCTGATCAAACAGCTGCGCCGAGTACATGTTCCCCAGCGAGTAGGTCGGGAAGTAGCCGATCAAGCCGGCGCTCCAGTGAACGTCTTGCAGACATCCATCGGCATCGTCATCCGAAGAGAGTCCCAGCAGCTGTTGGTACTTTTCGTTCCAGGCGCCCGGCAAGTCGGCGACCGGCAAGTCGCCAGAGAGCAGCGCCTGTTCTAGCTCAAAGCGAATGATGATATGCAGATTGTAGGTCGCTTCATCCGCTTCGACGCGAATCAGCGACGGGCGGACGTCGTTGACCGCAAAGTGGAAGTCGCCCATCGGCGTATCGCCGAGCGACGGGAACAGTTTCTTCAGTTCCGGATAGTAATGCCGCCAGAACGGATAGCTGCGGCCGACCATATTCTCCCACATCCGCGACTGCGATTCGTGCAGCCCAAGCGAAACGGCTAACCCGGGAGGCAAACCGAATTGATCGGAGCGAAGTCCTTGATCGTAGAGACCATGTCCGACTTCATGTAGCGTGCTGTAAAACGCGGAGGGAAAGAAGTTTTGATCGTAGCGAGTCGTGATGCGGCAGTCGTGCGGACCAACGCCGCAGCAGAACGGATGATGCGTCACGTCAAGCCGGCCCGCCTCAAAGTCGAAGCCGATCTCTTTGGCGACGCGCTTGCCGAACTCTTCCTGCAGCGCGATCGGATAGTCGCGCTTCAGGATGTCCATCTTGGGATGGCGACCGCTTTGGGCGATCTCGGCGACCAGCGGCGCCAGGTCGTCTTTCAATGCGGTCAGGGCGGCGGCGACTTCCGACGTCTTCGCTTCCGGCTCATAGTAGTCAAGCAGCGCGTCGTAGCGCGACTCGGCGTAGCCGATCGCATCGGCCGTTTCCCGCATCAGCTTCAACATGTTGTCCAGCTGCGGGCGAAAGAGCGGAAAGTTGTTGCCGCTGCGAGCCTGGACCCAGACCTGTTGGGCGAGCACCTTCGCTTTGCTCAGCTCGACGACCAGCGCTTGCGGCAGTTTCGAGTCGCGCTCGTACTCCCGCGAGAGAACGCGGATTGTTGTGCCCATATCGCTGTGCGGATCTTCGGCCAAGGGACTGTCGCGCAGCGACGCTAACAACTCGCCGACCTTGGCGGACGTGCGGCGCTCGTGAATCAGTCCGGCAAGTAAAGAAACTTGCTCGGCGCGATGCGTGCCCGCCTTGGCAGGCATGATGGTCCGCTCGTCCCATTCCAGCAGCTGCTGAATGCCGTCAAGCTTCGCCGCTTCGCTGATCTCCTGGCAAAGCGCGTCGTACTGTTGTTGGTGGTCAGCCATGGTCGTGCAATTTTCTGGTGAGAGAGGGTGTTGGTTGAGCGAGTTGGCCAGCGGCGGCGGCTAACTCTGCAGCTTGGACGCCAGATGCACCAGCGTCTCGCCAAGGGAGTGAATCGCCGCGTGCCGCTCCAGGTCTTTCAGCGAACCGTCGGCCGAGAAGGCGTTGGCGGCGTCCGGAACGGCGATCTGTTCGGGCAAGACGACGACGCCGATGTTGCTCAGGATCGAGCGAACATGCACCAGGCCGCGAAGTCCTCCCAGCGCGCCCGGCGAGGCGCTCATGATCGCCGCGACCTTTCCCCGATAGGCGGCCAACCGCGGCTCGCCGGGGTCGGGACGCGAAACCCAGTCGATCGTGTTCTTCAGCAGCGGCGTGATCGAGCTGTTGTACTCCGGGCAAGAGAGGAGCAGTGCGTCATGTTCCAGGAACAGCTGCTTCAGCTTCTTGACGTTTTCAGGCCGGCCGTCCGCCTCCAGATCTTCGTTGAAGATCGGCAGCGGATAGTCAGCCAGGTCGATCAGCGTCACATCGCCCCCAGCCGCGGTAGCGCCTGCGGCGGCGATCGAGATCACTTGCTTGTTATGGGAATCGCGTCGCGCACTTCCGGCAAACGCCAGAACTTTCACTTTCGTCATGCGGGTCGCCTCGCTGAGAGCGGTCGTCGTTTGCTTCCGAATCTATCCGGTAGAAATTGTAACCCGATCGCCGGGAGGTGGCGATTGGGGCCCTCCTTGCCAGGGAAAACCTGATGTTACTAAATAAGAATTAATTTGATCTGAAACGCGGCAAACCGCAGACAGGACTCGTTTTAACGGCAAACTTTAGCGGAGGCTTTCAACTTGCGCGAAGCTCGCCTTCCGGTCAGTACGGTGCGGTAAGGAGTAACGTTCGCGAGGCATTTTGCGAAGTGAT includes:
- the mtnA gene encoding S-methyl-5-thioribose-1-phosphate isomerase yields the protein MQSELTADIEPIRFVGQTDGTLELLDQTRLPVELTVIRCSDVETVWEAIKKLRVRGAPAIGIAAAYGVVVGLQTVGDEDAAAFWKRLDEVTDYLAGSRPTAVNLFWALDRMKRVAHQLRDAGQSIAEIRTALVAEAKTIHAEDRDTCRAIGRHGADELKGAANFLTHCNAGGLATAEYGTALAVFFTLQDDGKDLHVFVDETRPLLQGARLTAWELAQRKIRATLICDSMAAQVMREGRVDAIVTGADRIAANGDSANKIGTYSLAVLAKAHGIPFYIAAPISTFDMAIDSGDEIPIEERASEEITHGFGKQTAPEGIGVYNPAFDVTPAELIQGIITERGVISPVTTEMVAKMFAAE
- the ald gene encoding alanine dehydrogenase gives rise to the protein MIVGIPREVKRDEYRVAILPVGVEELTRAGHRVLVQSGAGDGSGIPDEDYVANGAVMVDDAESIFGEADMIMKVKEPQPKEFPLIRAGQTIFTYFHFAASLELTEAMLNSGSICVAYETLRDSAGRLPLLTPMSEVAGRMSVQEGAKYLERPQMGRGILLGGVPGVKPAHIAILGGGIVGANAAKIAAGFQADVNILDINMERLRYLDDTMPANVNCLYSDRHTIREQLRLADLVIGAVLIPGAKAPSLVTRDDLKIMKPGSVIIDVAVDQGGCVETTKPTTHSDPTYIIDDVVHYCVANMPGAVGRTSTFALCNVTLRWALEIANQGAEEAAQRSAPLASAMSICRGEVTHEPVAKTFGMSYSPKFDHN
- the purE gene encoding 5-(carboxyamino)imidazole ribonucleotide mutase translates to MSEKPAVQVGIVMGSDSDWPKINGVAKALEEFGIGYEAHVMSAHRTPHIVGEWATTAASRGLKVVIAAAGGAAHLAGVVAAHTTLPVIGLPVPTAELGGLDSLLSTVQMPGDVPVASMAVGMGGPRNAGLFAVQILSLSDPDLAAKFAEFKTKLVDKITAKDAKFQESLGK
- a CDS encoding formylglycine-generating enzyme family protein; this translates as MYEAVMGANPSRWKGPRNSVEMTSLTDAETFCKKVTQLLRDAKLIDADQEIRLPTDAEWEHCCRAGTTTKYHFGDDVKKLDDYAWYTGNAAGNDPPVGAKKPNPWGLYDMHGYIDEWTKRDPDQRQQAHVRGGSWKSTADQCRSDAVQTIPVTTQDDAVGFRCVLATKVK
- a CDS encoding carboxypeptidase M32, whose amino-acid sequence is MADHQQQYDALCQEISEAAKLDGIQQLLEWDERTIMPAKAGTHRAEQVSLLAGLIHERRTSAKVGELLASLRDSPLAEDPHSDMGTTIRVLSREYERDSKLPQALVVELSKAKVLAQQVWVQARSGNNFPLFRPQLDNMLKLMRETADAIGYAESRYDALLDYYEPEAKTSEVAAALTALKDDLAPLVAEIAQSGRHPKMDILKRDYPIALQEEFGKRVAKEIGFDFEAGRLDVTHHPFCCGVGPHDCRITTRYDQNFFPSAFYSTLHEVGHGLYDQGLRSDQFGLPPGLAVSLGLHESQSRMWENMVGRSYPFWRHYYPELKKLFPSLGDTPMGDFHFAVNDVRPSLIRVEADEATYNLHIIIRFELEQALLSGDLPVADLPGAWNEKYQQLLGLSSDDDADGCLQDVHWSAGLIGYFPTYSLGNMYSAQLFDQAAIDLGDLAEMFRHGVFMPLLDWLREKVHQPGSCYPAPQLMQNICGESLDHRPLLKYLRTKYAPLYGIEH
- the gyrA gene encoding DNA gyrase subunit A; this encodes MSIEDELRESYLTYAMSVIVSRALPDVRDGLKPSQRRILVAMNDLNLTPGAGRVKCAKISGDTSGNYHPHGESVIYPTLVRMAQEWNTRYLLVDKQGNFGSIAGLPPAAMRYTEARMSGYAQMLLEDLRLDTVDYIPTYDERNTEPTVLPSKFPNLLVNGSQGIAVGMATSIPPHNLGEVCQAVVRVIEEPSTPIEELLQIIPGPDFPTGGIICGRSGVRRGYLTGRSTILVRSRTTIDNVKGRNRIVIHDIPYQQTRDRVEERIAAAANEGKIVGISGVRNESDLKEPVRLVIELKRDADPDVVLNQLYQFTPIQDTFSIIMLALVDGKPRTLTIRDLIDEFIRHRVNVIRRRTQFLLAKARQRKHTVEGLLLALADIDEIIRIIRSSSTQAEAKTRLMGIESPASMLARALGEEGFELFQQERGVADVYTLTGVQADAILRMTLGQLVNLEQERLSKEHAGLLEEIREYLRILSDEGNIREIIRDQMLEIGAKFGDKRRTEISHEELGIIDMEDLIEEETMVVSISHSGYIKRTPVTTYKAQRRGGKGIKGAKSEDADPIQHLFVASTHAYLLFFTTKGKVYWQKVYDLPQLSRESRGRAIVNLLQLEEGERIADCRAIRDFNVEDHYLVMATRKGLVKKTKLEAYSRPMKRGIIAIKLREDDELVDVVVAEAGDELILSTAKGMAIRFCEADARPMGRNSSGVKGINLSKDDELVGMVVADPDAQLLTVCEHGYGKRTYFGPNQATTEEAPAGDDDATPEDDSSSDEDELSSSAKYRTQRRGGKGLRDIKASARNGNVVSIVRVDDDDEVLMMTARGKIQRISAAEISIVGRNTQGVRIMSLDKDDALAAVVRVPKDDSVDDEASEEEAATPPTGEATPPPAAEAEPDATPGDAAPEGESSETDEE
- a CDS encoding NADPH-dependent FMN reductase → MTKVKVLAFAGSARRDSHNKQVISIAAAGATAAGGDVTLIDLADYPLPIFNEDLEADGRPENVKKLKQLFLEHDALLLSCPEYNSSITPLLKNTIDWVSRPDPGEPRLAAYRGKVAAIMSASPGALGGLRGLVHVRSILSNIGVVVLPEQIAVPDAANAFSADGSLKDLERHAAIHSLGETLVHLASKLQS